GACATAGAGAAAGATTTTCAGTTATCCAAGGTAAACGAGGAAGTTTCGATGGAGACACTCCATATTCGGAATCCAGTTTTGATGCGGCGCTCTTAGCTGCAGGAAGCGGAATGGATCTTGTAAACAAGATTACATCCAATGAAATAGAATCAGGGATCGCGCTCGTCAGACCACCTGGACATCATGCGGAAACAGGAAGGTCTATGGGTTTCTGTTTGCTAAATAATATAGCTATCACAGCAAACTATCTGCTCACCCAAGGAGTAGAAAAAGTTTATATACTGGATTGGGATGTACACCATGGGAACGGAACCCAGGAAATATTTTATGACTCAGACAAAGTATTCTTCACATCACTCCACCAATATCCTTATTATCCCGGAACAGGTTCTGTTCATGAAAGAGGAGAAGGAAAAGGACAAAACTATACATTAAACATCCCATTGGCGATGGGTTCAGGAGATAAAGAATACCTGCATTATTTCCAAGAAACGATAGTGCCTTCGATGTTGGAATTCCAACCAGAGTATGTATTAATCTCTGCGGGGTTTGATGGGCACAGAAGAGATCCATTAGCGGGAATGAATCTAAGCACGAACGCATTTGCAGAATTCACGCGTTTAATATTATCCGCAACAAAACAAATCGGTGCCAAGACAGTGTCCTTCTTAGAAGGAGGCTACGACCTGGACGCCTTAGCAGAAAGTGTAGAAGCCCATATAGCCGTCCTTGCAGGCTAACACACCCCGGTTTCTTTTTTATTTCCCGCCAAAAATTCCGAGAAAAAATGCCTCTTCCCACCCCCTCCGGCCGATATGAAAACCATGCAGGAACTTTCCTCAAACACCGACCTGGCCCTGCGATTCAGAAACTATGTGATCTTATTGGACCGATTGATGAGAGAGGTCGAAGAGGAACTCCAACAAAACCAATCCGTGCGCAACGAATGGTCCGAATGGCATTCCAACTGGAAAAACGCCTGGCTCTCTCCCACGGGCAACTCCCCTTCTTCCAATCTAAAGGAAAGATTCTCAGTTAAAAGAAGACTCGGTTAATTTTCGAGGCGGCTCTGAGCTTTGCTCAGCTACCCTTCGCGAATCTCACTCCTATGGTTCGTTCGATTTGTGGGAACTCCAACATGGATGCGAATCGGGCCCCGCCCGATTTGGGTGGGGGCCGGAGCGTAGCGGTGGCGAAAAACGGACATTTTCACAAAACGCCTATTTCTACAACTGGATTTATTGCCGGTTAGCTTGTAGGAGCTCCTACAAAATCTTTGCTTTTAATTGCTTGCAAGAGTGGTAAAACCCATATAGAAGGCTCGAAAAATAGGTTGAAATTATGTCTCTTAAGCTGTTCTATCGACAGAGAGGATTAGAATGGGGAGACGTGCGCAAACAAAACTTTTCGTTTTATTTCTACTCTTAGGAATTCTCACCCAATCTGGATGGTCCGAACCCCTGCCGAACTTCGGACTAAAAGAAAAAGAAGCCAGGACATTCTTCAAACGAGGCCTCGCCTATTATAATAAGGGAGAGTTCTCTGCGGCCAGAGAAAATTTTGTCCGTTCCCTCTCTATCAAACCTGATTTCGTTCATCCTAAGTTCTTTCTTTCGGAAGCGTATTATCTTAGCGGAGACTGGCAAGAGAGCCTTTCCGAATTGGAACAATTAGAATCTTCTAATAAACTAGACTTGATTAGCAAGAACCGTTTAGATGCGCTTAGATATAGACTAGGTGGCGGAAATAGAAAGGATAATTTAGAATATTATAAATCAATTCTCGGAGATGATCTAAGAAGATTCCGTTTTAGAAACCCCGCCGACTTAGCAGTAGACGAAGAAGGATATCTTTACGTAGTAAGTTTCGACACGGCTAACGTGGTCAAGTTCGATGCTAACGGTTTTCCAGTGGAAAATTTCAAAGGCTCCTTCGGTAGAAATTTAGAAGGACCAGTCGGTATCAGTATCCGAAGCAAATCCATCTTTGTTGCAGATTATGCAGGAGATAAAATTTACGAATTTGATACCAGAGGAACTTACATAAACCGTTTCGGTTCCACCGGCAAAGACCCTGGAAGTTTTCACGGGCCGGCAGGACTTTATTTTACGAAGGAAGGATTTTTGTATGTTTCCGATATGGGGAATAATCGGATCCAAAAACTTTCCAGAACGGGAGAGCCTCTCCAAGAGATAGGCGTTGGTATCTTAAAACAACCTGCAGGCATCAAGGTCAATAATCGCGGAGAAATTTTCGTAGCAGATCGAGGAAACAAAAGGATCGTCGTATTCGATCATGAAGGAAATTTTTTAAAAGAGATCAACAATCCTTCTTTCAAAAGGCCCAGAAATCTTTCCATCAAAGACAATAAGATAGTAGTCGCGGACGAAACTGCAGGACTTTTCATCTACGATTCCGTTTCTAAAACTTGGTCAGGCTTTGATAACTTTAAAGATTCTAAAAATAAAGTCCGAAATTTCGACCAAGCGTTTTCTGTTGCTTTTGATTATACGGGCTCCATGTTTGTTGCAGATTTTAATAGACATAGAATAGAATCTTTTTCTCCCAAAGGACAACTTTCCTCCAACTTAGATTTGATTGTTGAAAGAACTATCAGTTCCGATTATCCTGATATCTCTTTAGTTCTTCATGCGAAAGATAGACATGGAGTTCCGGTGAAGGCAATCCCTCGGGATTCTTTCCGCATCTATGAGATGGACAATCTTTCCCCTTTGATCGGCTTGACCGATATGAAAAAATACAATAATAGAGTAAGTGTTTCCATCGTTGCCGAAAATTCCCAGATCGTATCCGATTCTTATGCAACAATCGAGAAGGCGATCCGTCCGTTTTTGTCGGAGATCCGGGTAGAGGATAAAGTTCAACTTCTTCGCTCTGGAAGAGATACACAAACCGCCTATCCTTTCGGAAAAAGTATGTATGATATTCTGAAGGCGTTACGCTCCTTTGTTCCGGAAGAAGAATCTCAAATTGGAAAATCACTCCAAAAAGGTATTACGGATTTATTAGATAGTTTAGGCCCTAGAGCAATCGTTGCGATCGTTTCCGGAAAAGATTCTAAAGCTGCATTCACGCAATTTTCTCCCACTAAGATCATTCGTTTCGCGGTATCCCACGATATTCCGATTTATTTCCTATGTCTGGGAGAAAGCGGAGAATCCGTTTCTGTGTATAAAGAAATCGCGGAAAAAACAGGAGGGAAATTTTTAACAATTCCTTCCGGTGGAACGGAGAAGAACCTGAGAAGCTGGATAGATTCCAAGAAAGACAGAAGGTATCTTCTTTCCTTCAAAAGTAGGATCAATCCTAATGGAATGGACGTCTATGTCCCAGTAGTCGTAGAAGCTATTTTCAGAAATTCTAATGGAAAAGCGGAGACCGGATTTTTTACGCCATGATCGGTTCCAAAATCTCAAATACACATCTGAACTTAAAATTTCTTTTCAGGAATTTCGCGGTTCTTTTTGTTTTATCTTTTTCATTCTCCCTTTATTCCAAACAAACTATTGATTGGATAAAAGAAGGAGAAGGTGCATTAGCTTCCAGAAATTATCCTGCCGCTTATGATTCCTTCAGAGAAGCGGTAAACTTAAACCCACTTTCTGTTCGTTCCAGATTGGGACTCGCAGAGGCTGCACTAAAACTTCATAAAGAAAAAGAAGCATTACAATCTTTAGATAAGGTCCTCGAGTTAGAACCTAAAAACAAAAAAGCAGTCCGAGAAAAAGCGATCACACTAGCTAAATTGGGACGATATGAAGAAGCATTTTTAATCCTAAAACCGTTCCTGGAAGAAGATAGATACGACTCCGATCTATTTCCGATCTATATTGAAGTGCAACTCGCCTCCGGAAAAACCCAAAAAGCAAGTTTTGAGTTTCATTCTGCATACTCTAGGATCCCTAAAAGTAAAGAAGTAAAAACCTTAGAAGCAAAAGTAGAAGCATTCGATGGTAACTTTACAAAAGCTGCATATCTCAGAAATCAATTAGAAGCTGAAGCTTCCGATGATCCGGCGGTGTTTTTAGAGTCAGGAAAGTTCTTATTGATCTGGGCCGAAAAATCTCAAGGAAGCAAGCGAGATTCTAAAATTGCAGAAGCAGCCGAAAAATTCGAGAGGTCCGTTTCCTTACACCCAAACGAGGAAGAAGCACTTAAATTATTAGCAAAGACCAGGATCTATTTCGGAAGATACCAAGAAGCGGAAGAATATCTAAACCGCTTATTAGGTTTATTCCCGAATTCCACAGAGTATTTATATTTGCGTTCTTATTCTAGACTGAAGAAAGATCCTACCTCTAAAGACGCTAAAACCGATCTGGAAAAATTGATCTCCTTAGATGATTTGGATCCTATCGCAAGAAATCGGTCGGAATTGTATGCATTGGAAAATTTACCGGAGGGAAATTCACTTAGAAGGACCTTAGGAGAATATAGACTTCAAAGATACAGAGCGAATAAAAATGCATTCTTATATGATTTAGCTTGGTATCACTTGATACGAGCTAAGGAACTTCTCCCCAATCGTCCCGAAATTTTAGTATTAACATTAGAAGAATACAAAAGAAGAGGACTCTTCCCAAGTTACTTCAACCTTCTACTGCTTTTAAGAGATAAATTTCCGGATAATAAAAAATACGGATATTCCGTGGAGAATAACTTGGAAGGTTTTAAAACTTCTTTAAGTTATAGAGAAGGCTTGGTTAAGATCGGAGAATTCGGGATCCAAGAAGATTACGGCAGAACTCCTCCCGAAGTCCTCGTCTTTGATCCGGATGGAGAAGATTTTTTAGCAAAACATACGGACCTTCCCGCATTGGCAGGCAAAGTTCTTCGCCATTTTTTAAATTCCGATCCAAGAATCCGCAATATCGATCTGGATAATATTAGAAAATCTGAAAGTTTAGAATCGGAGCCTTATTCCGGAGCCATTCATAAAACTGAAAAAAACTATTCTTCGATAAAGAACTCCAGAGGCGAAAACGCTCGTTTCGTTGTGAGCGGAAAAATTTCCTTCCAAGACGATAACTTACGTATTGAATGGAGTCTTAGAGATCATAAAGAAGAGAAAATTTTAGGCAAATTTAGGATCTATGCAAAAGGTAGAGATGCTTTAGCAGAAGCTACTCTAAGAGCAAGAGATAAGATCCTCGCCTTAATTCCTGCCAGCGGAAAAGTGCATCGAGTAAAAGAAGATTCGCTAATCGTAAACGCAGGGATCATAGACGGACTCAAAAAAGGAACGACTGTTTACTTCTTCAATTCGGCAACTCTACTCGGTGAGGGAACTGTAACCGAAGCGGATCTTTACACCGCCAAAGTGGTTCCTAAAAACCAGGATGCTGTTTTAAGAAATATCGCAGTAGGAAATAAAGCTTACTGGAAAAAGACGGAAAACCCTGCTTCCAATTAAATATATTCTGATTTTTTAATATTTTAGGAAATCCTGTGATATTCATTTGTCGTTCTGAATTCGATTGTAAGGTCTCTGAATTATTCGGATTCCATGCCGGACCAGACGGATTTGCAGGAAAGCTAAACCTTACTCTACAAGGAGGCGGGCAAAAAAATCACTTGCTTATTAATAACGATTTATCATTATTGAAAAAATGGAATTTTCAGTGAGAGGACAGAGAAAAGGACTTAGGTCCTTCTTTGCGTTGTTCGCGTTTTGCGGCGGACTTCTGCTTACAAGCGTACACTCTCACTCGGATATATCCGAAAAGGGGATATTTTCCAAACATTCCCCGAAAATTTCCTTGGAATCCTGTTTCGTTTGTATTCACACTCAAATCAATTCCGGAGCGAACCTTGCCCAAAGCCCGAGATCAGAACAACCCGTTCTGGAATATAATGAATTTATAATTTTCGATTTAATTCCTGTTCAAATTTCCCAATCAGGGATCTTGAGAGGACGCGCCCCTCCTTATTTTTCCTAATTTATCTGCATCTACTGTTTTCAGCGGCTTTTGCATTCGCGATCCGCTTTGAATTATATTTTGTATATGAAGACCCGACCTCAAGAGGTCTGGAGTTTAGGAAGAATGAAAAGTATTTTATATAAATTTAATTTATTACCTGTTTTTTTAAGTTTATTTTTGCCTTTTTCGGAAGTTTTTTCCCTGGATGTGAATGTCAGAGGGATCCTCAAAGATTCGGAAGGACGTCCCATTTCAGGCGCCAAACTATTCCTGACGGAGAACAAGTTTGTATCCAGGTCGGGCAAAGATGGTAGTTTCGAATTCCAGCATGTTTCTCCGGGGAATTACACTTTAGTTGTATCTGCTCCGAACTATGAGCTGAAAACAGAACGATTCGAAATAAAGGATTTGGACAAGGTTTTAGATATCGTTTTAAAACCTTCTCTCTTAGAAGGTGTGGCTATCAATGTCACCGCTAAAACTGTGGCTTCCGATTTTTTATCCACCCCACAGCCTACTACGGTTTTAGAAGGGAGACAACTGCAAAGGTTGAGGGGACAGAACGTTATGTCTGCTTTGGAAAACACTCCGGGAACTGCAACCTTAACTACCGGTGCAGGGACTTCTAAACCGGTGATCCGAGGTTTGACAGGCCAAAGAGTTTTGGTAATGACCGACGGAGTAAGGCAAGAAGAACAGCAGTTCGGTGATGATCATACTGTTGACTTAGACGCGTTTAATGTGGATAAGATGGAAATTGTTAGAGGTCCTGGATCCGTTCTCTATGGCTCTGATGCATTAGGCGGTGTGATTAACGTGATCCGCTCTAAGGCACCGACCGCGAAGGATGGTGCTCCTCTTCTGGGTGGAGCAATCTCTACGAATAGTTTTTCGAACAATAAACAAGATGCAGGTGCGATCTCATTATTCGGTTATCACAAAGATACCAACTTTGGCTATAGAGTGCAAACGGATACTCGAAAGGCAGGAAGGATCACTACTCCAAACGGGACTCTTCCAAATACCGGCTTTCATGAAAGAAACGTGAATGCTTCTTTGGGAACGGATGGTTCTTGGGGAAACTTCTATGTGGATTCTTTCCAAAGATACCAAGAACAGGATTTATACGACAACCCGAATGAATCTCCCGGTGCGACTGCTTACCAAACTGTTCTTCATCAAAAGACTCATGCTCATGCTTTCTTCATTCTTCCTTTTGTGAATGTGGAATTAGATGCGGCCTATCAAAGAAACAATCGTAGAGAGATTGAAGATAAAAATAGATACATGCCTATCAAAGACACATTGCTGGACCCTTCTATCGATTCTTTCAGCAAGGCAGCTTCCGTCTATCAAGTGAATAAGTACGATTACAAGCAGGGTTTAAATCTTTCATTGGATACTACTACTGCTGATGCAAAAGTTCATCATAAAGAATGGAAAGGTTTGAAGGGCACAGTCGGCATTTCCGGAATGCAGCAGAGAAGTAATACTATAGGAACTGAACCTTTGATCCCAGGTTACGGTTTAAGCAATATAGGATTTTTCTTATTCGAAGAATGGAAATTGGGCGACTTCAGTTTTTCCGCAGGTGCCCGAACTGACAAAAGAAGCATGGATATTAGAGCTAATGCAGATCTGGGAAATTTGGAGCAAACCCGAAATTATTCAGCAAGCACAGGAAGTCTCGGAACTGTTTGGAGATTTGCAAAAGATTTTTCTTTAGCCTTGAACGCAGGTAGAGGTTTTAGGGCCCCAACTCCTTTCGAATTATTCGCGAATGGTGTTCATGAAGGAAGTGGTAGATTCGAGATCGGTAAAGATAGTTTAAGACCGGAAACTTCTTTGAATTATGATGCTTCTGTCCGTTTTGCTAATGATAAGTTTCAAGCTGAGTTGAGTGTTTTTAGGAACAAGATAGATAATTATATTTATTCTGTAAGTGCAGGTGCTATCGATCCTGATTCTGGCCTTCCCGTTTATAGATACAGACAAGATGCTGCGAAGTTAGAAGGTGGAGAATTCAGCTTTCAAGCTCAGGCAGCTTCCTGGCTTGTGCTAACCGGTGGTATCGATATTCTAAGAGCCATCATTCAAAAAAATGTTCCGCCAGAAATTCTTCTAAATCCCGGAGGAACAGATCCTAATTCAGTATATTCTGATATTAAAAATAAGTATCTTCCTAGGATGACCCCCAATCGAGCCCGCTTAGGTCTTAGATTCACTACGAATAAACTTTTCGGGATTTCAAAACCTTATATTTCCATGAACGGCACTTTTGTTCAATCCCAGTATAAGGTAGATAAATTAGAAACTCCAACCCAAGGTTATAATTTATACGATCTTGGCTTCGGAGGAGAAATTCCAGGATTAACAAATGGAACTGAATCCGCGACCTTCGACGTTGCTGTTTTAAACATTTTTGATAAAGAGTATGTGAATCATCTAAGTCGATATAAGGAGTATGCCTTGAACCCAGGGACTAATCTCACTTTCAAGACTACGATCCCATTTACTTTAATATCTGAATGAGGAATTTTATGAATTTTAGATACTTTCCACTTTATATATTTATAATATTATTATTCTCCTCCTCCTGCACTTCTGACCCTCAAACGAAAAAAGAGAAGGAAGACTATCAAAACCAGTCACTGATCTCTGCTGCATTGAATGGGAATCAAAGATCCGATTGCGTTTATTGTTCCGATACAAGAGCTTTCGAAGGAAATTGTTCCTGTTATAAGCAGATTCCAGTTTTTTCCTGCACGGGCATTCCGTCCGGCAAAGGTAAATCGAATTCTTATAATATTTCCTGCGACGAGTTGCTGCAGTTAGGGGCTTGGACCCAGGCTTCTTCCGATTCTTTTTCCTGTAGTTATTTGACCTGCCCTCCGGAAGCGTACAGGGCAGCGTTTACCGAAGAAGGTAAATAACTCAATAAATAGGCAGTCCTGTATTATAATCGATTGTAGTCTTTTTATAAGAACTCGCGAGAAGGTCGGATGAGATCAAATAATCAGCAGACCTTCTATTATTTGCTATTGGAATATTATAAAGCACTGCAATTCGCAAAAGAGCCTTAACGTCCGGATCATGCGGCTGAGCGGTCAATGGATCCCAGAAAAAAATGACCACATCTATCTCTCCATCCACGATCTTTGCACCGATCTGTTGATCCCCACCGAGTGGACCGGATAAAAATCTATGAACAGGTAGATCCGTTTTGTCATGGACTATTTTTCCCGTGGTTCCCGTTGCATAGAGATGATGTTTAGAAAGTATTTCCTTATGAAGCTGCACCCATTCCACTAGATCTTCTTTTTTATTATCATGTGCAATGAGCACGATACGTTTTGTTTTTGGGACTTCGGGGCTTTGCATATTTTGCTCCTAAATCAAATTCATCGGAAGGCTTTCCGAATGAAACCATTTTTATGGTTTATCTCCCGAAGCTGTTTCCCGATCCTAGTGCTAATGAAACTCGTTAAGCTTTCAAGCTTAAGATCCTTGTTCTTATTTATTCTGATCGCCTGGGCCCCCTATC
The window above is part of the Leptospira hartskeerlii genome. Proteins encoded here:
- a CDS encoding histone deacetylase family protein gives rise to the protein MKLGYAYDDTFLLHDTGTFHPESPKRLESILNRLHKTSYFKDLHWIKPNKLPLELIDSVHNHRHRERFSVIQGKRGSFDGDTPYSESSFDAALLAAGSGMDLVNKITSNEIESGIALVRPPGHHAETGRSMGFCLLNNIAITANYLLTQGVEKVYILDWDVHHGNGTQEIFYDSDKVFFTSLHQYPYYPGTGSVHERGEGKGQNYTLNIPLAMGSGDKEYLHYFQETIVPSMLEFQPEYVLISAGFDGHRRDPLAGMNLSTNAFAEFTRLILSATKQIGAKTVSFLEGGYDLDALAESVEAHIAVLAG
- a CDS encoding 6-bladed beta-propeller, which gives rise to MGRRAQTKLFVLFLLLGILTQSGWSEPLPNFGLKEKEARTFFKRGLAYYNKGEFSAARENFVRSLSIKPDFVHPKFFLSEAYYLSGDWQESLSELEQLESSNKLDLISKNRLDALRYRLGGGNRKDNLEYYKSILGDDLRRFRFRNPADLAVDEEGYLYVVSFDTANVVKFDANGFPVENFKGSFGRNLEGPVGISIRSKSIFVADYAGDKIYEFDTRGTYINRFGSTGKDPGSFHGPAGLYFTKEGFLYVSDMGNNRIQKLSRTGEPLQEIGVGILKQPAGIKVNNRGEIFVADRGNKRIVVFDHEGNFLKEINNPSFKRPRNLSIKDNKIVVADETAGLFIYDSVSKTWSGFDNFKDSKNKVRNFDQAFSVAFDYTGSMFVADFNRHRIESFSPKGQLSSNLDLIVERTISSDYPDISLVLHAKDRHGVPVKAIPRDSFRIYEMDNLSPLIGLTDMKKYNNRVSVSIVAENSQIVSDSYATIEKAIRPFLSEIRVEDKVQLLRSGRDTQTAYPFGKSMYDILKALRSFVPEEESQIGKSLQKGITDLLDSLGPRAIVAIVSGKDSKAAFTQFSPTKIIRFAVSHDIPIYFLCLGESGESVSVYKEIAEKTGGKFLTIPSGGTEKNLRSWIDSKKDRRYLLSFKSRINPNGMDVYVPVVVEAIFRNSNGKAETGFFTP
- a CDS encoding tetratricopeptide repeat protein → MIGSKISNTHLNLKFLFRNFAVLFVLSFSFSLYSKQTIDWIKEGEGALASRNYPAAYDSFREAVNLNPLSVRSRLGLAEAALKLHKEKEALQSLDKVLELEPKNKKAVREKAITLAKLGRYEEAFLILKPFLEEDRYDSDLFPIYIEVQLASGKTQKASFEFHSAYSRIPKSKEVKTLEAKVEAFDGNFTKAAYLRNQLEAEASDDPAVFLESGKFLLIWAEKSQGSKRDSKIAEAAEKFERSVSLHPNEEEALKLLAKTRIYFGRYQEAEEYLNRLLGLFPNSTEYLYLRSYSRLKKDPTSKDAKTDLEKLISLDDLDPIARNRSELYALENLPEGNSLRRTLGEYRLQRYRANKNAFLYDLAWYHLIRAKELLPNRPEILVLTLEEYKRRGLFPSYFNLLLLLRDKFPDNKKYGYSVENNLEGFKTSLSYREGLVKIGEFGIQEDYGRTPPEVLVFDPDGEDFLAKHTDLPALAGKVLRHFLNSDPRIRNIDLDNIRKSESLESEPYSGAIHKTEKNYSSIKNSRGENARFVVSGKISFQDDNLRIEWSLRDHKEEKILGKFRIYAKGRDALAEATLRARDKILALIPASGKVHRVKEDSLIVNAGIIDGLKKGTTVYFFNSATLLGEGTVTEADLYTAKVVPKNQDAVLRNIAVGNKAYWKKTENPASN
- a CDS encoding TonB-dependent receptor translates to MKSILYKFNLLPVFLSLFLPFSEVFSLDVNVRGILKDSEGRPISGAKLFLTENKFVSRSGKDGSFEFQHVSPGNYTLVVSAPNYELKTERFEIKDLDKVLDIVLKPSLLEGVAINVTAKTVASDFLSTPQPTTVLEGRQLQRLRGQNVMSALENTPGTATLTTGAGTSKPVIRGLTGQRVLVMTDGVRQEEQQFGDDHTVDLDAFNVDKMEIVRGPGSVLYGSDALGGVINVIRSKAPTAKDGAPLLGGAISTNSFSNNKQDAGAISLFGYHKDTNFGYRVQTDTRKAGRITTPNGTLPNTGFHERNVNASLGTDGSWGNFYVDSFQRYQEQDLYDNPNESPGATAYQTVLHQKTHAHAFFILPFVNVELDAAYQRNNRREIEDKNRYMPIKDTLLDPSIDSFSKAASVYQVNKYDYKQGLNLSLDTTTADAKVHHKEWKGLKGTVGISGMQQRSNTIGTEPLIPGYGLSNIGFFLFEEWKLGDFSFSAGARTDKRSMDIRANADLGNLEQTRNYSASTGSLGTVWRFAKDFSLALNAGRGFRAPTPFELFANGVHEGSGRFEIGKDSLRPETSLNYDASVRFANDKFQAELSVFRNKIDNYIYSVSAGAIDPDSGLPVYRYRQDAAKLEGGEFSFQAQAASWLVLTGGIDILRAIIQKNVPPEILLNPGGTDPNSVYSDIKNKYLPRMTPNRARLGLRFTTNKLFGISKPYISMNGTFVQSQYKVDKLETPTQGYNLYDLGFGGEIPGLTNGTESATFDVAVLNIFDKEYVNHLSRYKEYALNPGTNLTFKTTIPFTLISE
- a CDS encoding methylglyoxal synthase — encoded protein: MQSPEVPKTKRIVLIAHDNKKEDLVEWVQLHKEILSKHHLYATGTTGKIVHDKTDLPVHRFLSGPLGGDQQIGAKIVDGEIDVVIFFWDPLTAQPHDPDVKALLRIAVLYNIPIANNRRSADYLISSDLLASSYKKTTIDYNTGLPIY